In a genomic window of Bombina bombina isolate aBomBom1 chromosome 8, aBomBom1.pri, whole genome shotgun sequence:
- the LOC128637952 gene encoding uncharacterized protein LOC128637952, translating to MHEPSENANSTIITSPPPPDYIYDQPPPYQDCTLSVIYCPSLSSMEPLTQFPHDPSPLGQTPVDVEGLVPWPANFSPCLTPPDYCELPPPYSSSNPSTDVQAETGELSMDQSLVDRVGECSVQETPFSSSVHSTSEAKTLSPKWFIWSFTSLMLFSPIGIVSVIYLYKTWKSLRMGDTESSRRHKLNMYNYNIMTIAIGIPTDVMLLAAILVPLL from the exons ATGCATGAACCATCAGAAAATGCCAACTCAACTATCATCACATCTCCTCCACCACCTGATTACATATATGACCAACCACCTCCATACCAAGATTGTACTTTATCTGTTATCTACTGCCCATCTTTATCTAGCATGGAACCCTTGACTCAGTTTCCCCATGACCCATCTCCTCTTGGTCAGACTCCAGTTGATGTGGAAGGACTTGTGCCATGGCCAGCTAACTTTTCTCCATGCCTAACTCCTCCAGACTACTGTGAGCTACCACCACCCTACTCCTCATCTAATCCTTCTACTGATGTTCAGGCAGAAACTGGAGAATTATCAATGGACCAGTCATTAGTAGATCGAGTAGGAGAATGTTCAGTGCAAGAAACTCCCTTCTCATCATCTGTACATTCTACGTCAGAAGCGAAAACATTATCACCCAAATGGTTTATCTGGTCTTTCACAAGCTTGATGCTTTTTTCACCAATAGGAATAGTTTCTGTCATCTATTTATACAAG ACATGGAAAAGTTTGCGCATGGGAGATACTGAGTCATCAAGAAGACATAAGCTGAACATGTACAATTATAACATAATGACTATTGCTATTGGAATCCCTACAGATGTGATGTTATTGGCTGCAATACTTGTGCCACTTTTGTAA